The stretch of DNA GACACGCAACAGCCATTGGTACGGCCGGCGGAATGATCGCCGGCGCCGCCGTGAGACGCCGTCGTTTACTTGAGCTCGAGTTCAagcttttttcttcttctttttttcccCTCAGAAGCTCGAGTTCAGGTTCAAAGGTGGAGATAGCATGAGAAATTTTCAAGCGAGTGAATATACATGGTAGGGtttcgagagagagagagagagagggagcttGAATTGAGAAGTGGAGTGCGCAAGTAACAACGGCGATGGCAGGTGGCCTTACAGGGGAAACGTCGAGGAGCCGCCATGCTTTTGTCTTTTGCGTCTTAGAAATGTTTTCCTTGTGGTTGTTGAAGGATTAATATCTTGAAAAttctcaaattaatatatataaaataaaaaaaattaaattaatatatttataataaatttatctttaattaatatacttatgataaatttatcatttattattgaaTTACTAAATTTGATAATACGTGACAAATTATTAGTGTACCAATTTAAGATTTTACTCTTCGGATGTCACAGTTGTGATTTTTGTGGCATTAATCTAATTTATTTAATGGTATATTTGTCACAAATGTATCATTTTGAGTTTTTTTGTAGTCAAATAAAATTAATTTTGAATAAATTTATTACAAGTATattagtttttaaatttttttgtggTCATTTGGGATATATTTATTACATGTGTACCCGGATAAATTTGTCACATGTATATCGATTTACAGTTTTTTAGGATATTAACTATATTGTGATTCTATCTTTAAgcttttttatattaaaatattcaTGTCGGCATGGTTTAATAATAATCAATTATATTTTATaagttttttaaataaaaaagtcacGTGAGCATACTTAATCACGTCCAGTTGCTGTATAAGATTATGCGGACAAAGAATATAACAGCAGCCATATTTGTTCCACCAACAAGAATAAGTGACTTCcttttaagtattttaaaagtgAGGTCATTAAAGTCTCCTAAAAAAAGCATGTGATTATGTTTATAGATTTTTGACCATTTATAAACTAACAGTCTAGTATTATAACTACTCTTATCAAATCAAATGACGTATGGCATAAATAGCGTAAAAGCATTCAAAATTTATCTTAAGTTATTTCATGATATCATTGATGCTTAACAATTAGAAATTGTGACATTTTATGTCAGTTTCAATATTTTGTTTTTCAACTCAATGGGACAAGTTAGCTTAGGTTGACTTGGATGAGTGAGTATAGATTATGCACAAATCGCGCCATCATAGGATAGAGGTCATTCATATCTAGTTCTCAATATATCCTTTCATTAGATTATAATGAGACTATTTATATTTTGTCTAGTATATATTCATATGTAAGTTTAAACTTTCCGATTTAAAGTCAAGTTTTGTCCTCGCTTATGGGAATATTCGCATTACTAGTCCATGAAATTTTATTTAACATTATGTTTATGTAGCCTCGTCTACCTATTAGACcaatttctttctttttttaaGGTTTTTTTTCTTAATTGTTGAAAGTGTTAATCCTTTTCCCCACTAGCAAACGAAAACAGTGAGGATGTAGTTACCGAAGGTCTCGAGAAAAGCTGAGAGTATAAAAGTAAAGACAAGAAGGGGGAAAGGAGCAGTTAGAATTTGTTTCTTTTCCCAACGCTTTGGGAGAAGGGAGATGGACAGGGGGCAATGGTACGCGTTTTGATTCTTTAATTATCACTTAATGTATGTTATAGAAGCGTGGACCAATCATCATTTACTTTCGTTGCCAGCTCAATCATCTTGCTTCCCTGGACATGACAACCAAAATGTGTGTTTGTCGCCACCTCCATTTTCGGGCGCTCTTACGTGCGGACGCGTGCGGAGGCTAATGACTCGACTAAATATTAGGCTTAATTTGGACTTTCTCATGTCCATCAATTTACGACTTAATGATTCGAGTTTTTAACTTACAAGTCAATTTTAAATAGGAGTCACAACTAATTGATTTAAGGTGGGTCGATTACAAATCCAAATGAAATATGGAGGGAAATATTTCACTCTATGCAACTAGAAAAACTAAGAACGTGGACTTGTAATGCCTTTTCGACACCTCACCTTGTTTAAAGCCTAAGGTTTAATTTCTTCTTTTTTTGTTTGTTTTGATTTTCAAGATTTTTCCTTGCATTTTTGGAGACAATTAACCAAAAATTATTTTTTTGACATTTTCTGAATTTTATAGAAAATATAaagttcttttatttttttattttctggaTAAACATAAATatgaaaaagataaaaatattagtGACCCGGGCTGATCAGACCCGCGACTCAAACTGCCGGATTCCATGTCCAAGATAAACCTGAATCTGAATCTGTACAGCACCCAATTCGTATCCGGCCCGGCCGACCGCGGGTCGCGCCTCCGAATGGTCGGAGAAGAGTTCCCTCACTTGATTTTTCTATTATTCTTTTCTCTCTTCCTCtggtctttttttttatattttttatattctcTCTCTCACGTTGTCAGACTAGATGAGAAGGGAGAGACCCCTTTTGACCTCTTCCACTTTGGTCTTTTTACTCCTTATGACCTTTCTTCAATTTTTCATTTTTATGTCTCTCTCGTTTTCTCTCTCTCTTGTCTTGTCCTTTCTCTTCTCTGCACACGCCAGACTAGGAAAAGAGATAGGATCCCTTACCCACCCAGCCCGCCTATTGTCTCCTTTCTTTTTTATCTTTTCTTTTGATTTTTTGTTTCCCTTTCTCTCTCCGGTCTCTTCTTCTTCACGCTGCCCCGAGACCGATCCTCAGCATCCCATGAACCCagaacgaaaagaaataataactGTGAAGGATCGCCCGATCCTCAACGACCACCAACGGCTACTGGAACGCTTTTGTGAACGATCATTCGAAAGTAGGGTAAAATAAGGGAGAATAAAATAGAAAATAAAACTTAGTAAAGGCAAATAATATCAATATTTAGGTGATGTGAACAATATTTTTGTTAGGGCCAAATTGGTCCCCGACTTTTTTTATGAAATTTTATCTTTAAAATTTAGGCAAAATTTATGTGTCAACAGTATTTAGAATAAAAAAAGGGCATCACAAACTTCATGTTACACTTATGACAGTTATTTTAAACTTTTTCTGCATTAACGTGGCACGATGCAAGTGCTACATtaaaaaatttaaaagaaaaataaaacCCAAAGTTACTGTTAATCAATTGTCTTCGAAACCCATATTTTCAGCCCAACGACCTCAAATCGCTCAAGACTCTCAATTCTCAAGCCTCCCTAGGTTACAAGCCCTTAGGTCAAGCTTCAAGCTCAAGTGACCACAATGGCTAGATTTGGCTTTGAAGCTTGCCGCAACTAAATCATCGTCAAGGGACTCGCCCCTCCTAAAACACTTGCCTAGATATGAAATTCCAGATCTGCAAGCAAGCGGTGATCACGGGTGATTAAGCAAGGGCTCACCAATGTCCTTAGAGGTCTAGGCAACTTTGGGCATTGATGGACAAGGGACATAGGCGTTTTGGCTAGGCAATCGTGAGCTTGAAGACAATGAACAATAACTTTGAAGATGATGAACAATAACTTCACGATAAACAGTAActttgattttttttcttttttaatcttttttttttataatgccACTCGCCACTTGTCCTTGAAGAAAAATTAAAAATGTCACATCAAATTTTTAACAACAATTTTTACCAAAATCCTAATAGAGTATAAATATGTCACTCAACTATAAATTTATGATTTTTTGTGACACAATTTTTTTTTGGGTAAATGTGTCATGATAGACATTGCTTACAAAAATTAAGGTTTTTGTGACTTTTAACCTTTGGATTACGGTGATTACTTATGCATGTTTAAGATGCATGAGCAAACATAATCATGGCAAATTGGAAATAAGACCAAAGCAAACATGTACTTCATATCTAATCATTAAGGGTGCGTATGGTCACGTTTCTATTCCTCGTAATAATTTCTTTTCAAAAACATTATTTTCTATTTATGTTCTTGGAAATAGTTTATGAGCATTTAAAAGCGTTAAGTAATTGAACAAAATTTCAATTCCCGGAAGAGAAATGCGTTTGGTACAATCTCAAATATTTTTGTAACTTAGAATTtcttttaatttattaataattttattacattgttctttttctttcttttcttttttctttttcttctccttCCTCTAATCAGTTGCCAGCCTTGGCCATGGCCGACCTGCGACTGACCATCGGTGAGGTGCCCCCGAGCCCAGCGACTTCATCGGCCCTCGTCTGGCCGGTCATGGCTCGGCGAGGCTCAACCTCATCCTGGCTAGGTGAGGCGACCTCGCCTAGATCTAGCGAGGTGGACCTCGCTCGACCACCGCGAGGCTCCAAGAGGACTCATTGATGGCCAGCAAGCTCAAGGCGACCTCGTCAGGGGCTAGCAAGGCTTTGGCGAGGTCGCCGAGTCTCATCTGGCTGGTCGCCAGCCTTGATGGGGAAGAAGAGAGAAAGAGaaagaaataaaagaaaagaaaagaaaaaactcGTTTCTTGTTTATTGTTTTTTGAGTTATTCCCGGAAATAagaaacaatttttttttcttgtttctaTTCCAAATCTATTCTCATGAACAAATTGTTCCTAGAAACAAAAAAATTACCAAATGCGTTTTTGTTTTAATTCTATTCCAGAGAACAAAAAAACATAAACAGGTATTCCTCGAAGCATTACCCAACAAAACCTGAGTGAACGGACTGCAGAGCCCACCTATTTTGAGGCCCAGATTAGAACAAGGCAAAAGGGAAAAAAAAGTGACTAAAATGTTTCTACGGCTGATATATCATAACCTCCCGAAACCAAATTGTGCATACTATAATTGCCAGAGCTTTGATCTTGTATCAGCTTATGATATCCAAAGAAGTCAACTCTTCTGAGTCAGGGTGATTTACCTGGATTATCGTAACATGTGTAATAAGTCCACACATGTTTCAAGCAATTCACAACCTTTCGCAAGTAAAGAAATTATTGGCGGGAGAGCTAGAATCTCTGGAAACTACATACAACGTTTAAAAAAAAAAGGCTGCCGCAACTTAATAAATTGACTAATGCAAGGCTAACGAATTTGTTCTCCGACAGATCTAAAATTCTCAATGAGGACCTGCAACTTAATAAATTGACCAATGCATGTGGTATGCACTTTGAGGTAGTGATGTCACTGGAATTCTCGGGGACGCCCAGAAGGCCTCATGCTCCTTTTGCCTGTTCTTTTTTACTTTATTGGATGCAGTCATCCAGTTCTCTAGCATTGAGCATCGGTGTGATCTGTACTCTGGCTTGACTCTCTCAAGAGATCTTGAATAGCAACTATTTCCTTTACCATTTAGGTAACATTCATTTAGGTCCCGTGCAAGCACTGAATGGTTTTATCCTTCTTCAGATGTTTTGAGCTGATGCAGTGCAGCTTCTCTTTTGGCAAATAGGATGACTCTCTAGATGCTAATTTCTCGTATACTAAGATGGGGCGATTCTTACCCGACCACGGCATGCATCTAACCGAGATTCCCTCTCCGTCTTGTTTCTGATATGATGGTGCAACAATCTCAAATCGCTAGGACTTCAATTTTTTAAATGCCATACTTTGCCAAAGATTTTGATATATGTTCCCTGAGGCATTTACTCGGAGGCTGCTCTTTTTTTTCTTTGGTGGCATCGGAAAGGAGGCTGCTCCAAGGCTTAGGGTTATCAGAAATTCTTTTTGGTCAAATCGAAGCTTTCCCTTCATTGTGCATCTTTGAGGTTTTATGTTGGGAACTTGGGATACATGTGAGAGATGATAAATTGATTTTCTAAATTTGCTGTTGATAGTATCAAGTATTAACTTGTCCAAAAGATTTTACTGATACATTTGTGCTCTTCTGATCAGTTGCAATCTTAAGAGTGGTGCAGAACCCTAACAGATATTCTGTTAATTGCTAGTGAGGCCCGTATGTGCGTATTGTAATTATCCTCCTCTATCGACTTACATGATAATGTAAGCTTACGATGGAAGATACTCTGGGTGTTTATGGAGCTAGAGAGGGCAAAAGCTCTCTTCAAAATTCTTCCGTTCCGCAATTCTCTGTTATATGCATATACGTGCACACCTATGCTTGCATTTTCTTTTGTTTTATTGTGATCGTCTTTTGTATCTGTAAGTTACCTTAATTGCTGCTAATGTACATGTTCCGTCATGCGTGACTAGAATATTCCGTGCTCCATTAAGGTATCGGCTTTCGGTTGGCGCTCAACTTCGGATCCCGTCCAACGCATTCTCTTCAGAGCTGGTCGCTGCCTCCTCCACCCATGGCGGCAGTGGGACGCAATAGTGGACCATCCTGTTGATCCCGAGAAGCAAACTGCTTCCGTCAAAGCAGATAATCCACCCCTGAAGATGCAAATATGCTCAAGGCGACGAGACTAGACAGTGAAACTCAGCGTCTGCAATCTCAGTTGCTTTCACTTTTCTGGAGTTCCCTGAAAATATTTTCGCGGAGCGCTTCAGAGAACACATGGCAAAAGACATTGGGAAAGGGACAATTGAAAATCTTTCTTTTTCCAATGAAGTTGCCAACCTTTTGTGAGAAGGAAGATGGACCGCGCAACCGTACCAGGATTTAATTCCTTAATTATCATTTATTGCCTTGTTATCTACACGTACGCCTTGCGCAGAGTCTCATTTTCTTCTTTGCCATCTCAATCATCTGACTTCGCTTGCATTCTTGTGACATGACAGCCAaagcgtttttatttatttattaacatttaggctctgtttttttttttttttaaccgttTGTTCAAAGGAAATAGTTTCTTGATTAACGGGAAAAAATTTCAGCATTTGACTCGTGTAGAAAAATCAGTCAATGGAGAAAGGGCATGTACTTTCATTGATGCTCTCTTCTCGGGCGATTCCGGCACTGTTTCTGCGATCCGTCAGGTGCTGATTCCGCGCAAGTTGACTGACGGTTGGGGCCATTTTTTCGTGGCAAGAGGCGCAATTTGCAGCTCTTTAAACCCCTCCGCCTTGTAGCCTGGTATGTATCTTTTCCGTGGGCTTCTTGGTGTGCGATGGGTTAGGGTTCCTTGAGTTCTGTTGATTGTTCTTGCTGTCATGGAGTCCGAATTAGTTTGGGAACTTTCAAGTGATGAAGGGCCGAGCAAGCGAACCTCTTTCCCTCTTGATATTGGTAGACCCGCAGTGGTTGACAATCATGTGAATGCTCAAGGTTGAATGGCCTCGATTCCTTTAGGTGGCGTCGCAAGGCCTCGACATCCTTCTGGATTTGCGAGAGGCCGCAATAGCAGTAGGGGTAGATCCAGATCAAAGCAACCCTAGCCTAGGGGTGCTTCGATTAAGCTTGCTCCTCGCTTGTGGGCTGCTATCGCAAGTAGTGCGAATAGGGGATACGATCTGGAATTCACTCCTCTGCACTTTGACAGCAATGAACCTGTTATTCAGATGGATGAAATGGATTTGGAAGCTGTAGACCCCAAGTTATTTGATTGTCTCGTGGGTTACTTCATAGGAAAGAAGCTACATTTTAAAGTTGTTAATGATGTTTTGAGAAAAGCATGGGGTCCGGCATTGCTGGAAGTTATGTCGAACAGCCGCAGGCTGTTCTTATTGCGAATTGCGAATAGGGATTTCAGGAGGAAGATCTTGGAAGGAAGTACGGTTACTGTCGCAAGGATCCCTTTAATCCTTCAGCAATGGAAACCAAGAATCGAGTTGAACAAAGATTCTCTCCAATCTGTTCCGATTTGGGTGAGATTGAAAAACTTACCCTTCTCCTTCTGGTCTGCTCATTCCATTGGAAAGGTGGCGAGTGCTCTTGGGAAACCTCTCTATGTAGATGAGAAAACTGAGCAGATGGCGATGCTAACTTTTGCCCGGGTGTATGTGGAAATAACAGTTCAGCAGCCCATCTACGAGACCATTCAGTTGGTAACCATGGGGAAATCGGTTGTAGTGGATGTCGAATATAAATGGAAGCCAATGGCCTGTTTAAAGTGCGGAATCTTCGGTCATAAATGTAAAGTTTCTGATAAGGAATCGGTTCCAATCCAATTGGATGATGGTACCAAGGATGCTGAACCCGCGCACGTGAATGAAGCGGGGTCGCATTTGGCAAAAGGTAAGGAGGTGGCTTTTCCATCTACTTCTAGTAGGGAAATTTCTACTGTTGCTGCTGAGGATCCTCAGCCTGGTAACAGGTCCACCCATGTTGGAGAGTCCAGTTCGCCAGCAGGAAACTCACTCAATGCTCGGGAACAGTTGTCGTTCCATCCTGCTAAATGTTCCACCCTTGCTGAATCTGAATCTGCTTCGGGAGATATGGAATGGAAACAGGTTAAGCGAAGAATTAAGAGGCAGAAGAAGAAGGCGGCCAAACAGGCTGCTACAGCTGCAACTACTATTGTTTCTTTGGACTTATTCCTTCCTACTGATGAGGGCCAAGTCCTGAAACGGAAGGACATTGATTTGGAGGAGCCTTGCGAGAATTCTGAGCCTGTCCGTGAAAGATCGAACTTGCCTGCCCCGATCGCCCCTTCAGCTGATGTTCCTCTGGCCTTGTCAGAAAGCTCTGATGAGATCTCTAACTCGAGTATCCATGACGATGCCAATGAGGATGAGGTGCAATCGGTCGGGAAACCTGTGCTGAAAGGAAAACCTCCTATACTTCAGGACCAGCTACTGCGTCTTTGTCTTGAACCTCCTCCTTCTGTGGTTCCTACGCCTGCCGCAGGAAAGAGGACCTTTAGGAAGAGGCAATTCTGATCCTTGCTCTGGTTTTTTTTATGAGTATCGATTTTTGGAATATCAGAGGCATGCTCAATCCTCTTAGGCGGGCTAAAGTCAGGCAGTTTGCCGTTGTAAATAAGCTGTGTTTTAATGGTCTTTTTGAAACTAAAGTGCCTGATGATTTTTTTGATTCAGTCTCTTCCACCCTTATTAGGGGTTGGAATTGGATTTCTAACTATGAGTTTTCACCCCGGGGGAGGATCTAGGTTGGATGGAACCCAGATTTGGTTTCTTATTCATCTATCTCTATCAGTGATCAAGCTGTGCATGTTTCTCTTAAGTTTAATATTTCTAGTCTGAATTGCTGTGTCTTGGCTGTATATGGGGAACACGCATTCCCTCGCCGTCGGCCTTTGTGGGAGGATCTCATTCATTACAGTAACATCTTTCAAAATTCTCCTTGGTTGGTTGCCGGTGATTTTAACGCAATAAAAGAGCCTTCTGATCGTATGGGTGGTTCTACCAACTGGATTTCCTACTTTGATGAGTTTGCTCAGTGCTTAGCTCAGGCTGAGCTGATGGATCTTAGGTACGTTGGATGCCGTTTTACCTGGTCTATCTCAGCAGGTGATGTGAGGAAGATGAGGAAAATAGACCGTGTCCTTGTAAATGGAGAATGGAATCTCCAATTCTCCTACTTTGAGGCATCGTTTCTTAATCCGGGGATATCGGATCTTCACCTATGATAGTCAAGATTACACAGCCGGCTCATAAGGGGAAGCCCTTTAAACTTTTTGATTTCTACACTCTCCACCCAGATTTCAAGGCCATTGTTCAGCAGGTTTGGACCAGTCCGGTGATAGGCATACCGATGTTCCAATTAGTCTCGAAGCTGAATATGTTGAAAGCTCGACTAAGGTCTCTTAACCGTGAGGCCTTCTTCGATATTTCAGTCAGAGTTGCTGAGGCTAGAGAGGCTCTGAGGATCACCCAACTAGACCTCCAATCTGACCTAACAAGCTCTGTTCTTATTCAAGCGGAAAGAGATCAGCGCCGAGTCTTCGTTGAGCTTAGGAACCAAGAAGAATCCTTCTTTAGTCAAAAGTCTAGAATCAAATCGTTAAAGGAAGGCGATAAAAATACCAAATTTTTTCATCAATCGGTGAAGAGAATGCAGTTATCTAATCGCATCCTCTACGTTAAAGATCCTACGGGTTCTATTATTACTGATCTGGTTTTGGTTCCTCAAGTGTTCATTAGGTTTTTCTCAGATCTCCTATCTCCGGAGCAGGGATTGGTCAAGCCGTCCCTGGATGAGGTGAATCAGTTTGTCCGCCAGCCTCTATCCCAGGATCAAATATGCTCCCTGTGTGTGCCGGTTACGGATTCAGAAATTAAGAACACTCTCTTTTCGCTGGCTAAGGGTAAAGCTCCCGGGCCGGATGGTTTTTCGGTGGAATTCTATAAATACAGTTGGGATATTGTTGGCCCTTCAGTGCTGCAATCGGTACATGATTTCTTCATAAATGGCCGGCTTCTAAAAGAGGTAAACGCCACCATCTTAGCTCTCATTTCTAAAGTGCCTAATGCTAGTGCGGTTGTTGATTTTAGACCTATAGCATGTTGCAACACTATTTATAAGGTGATCACGAAAATTTTAGCTAATCGAATAGCAGCAGTTCTTGGTGATTTGATTAGCCGGTCCCAAAATGCGTTTGTAAAGGGAAGAAGAATTAGAGACGATATCCTTTTGGCCCAGGAATTATTTGCAGGGTTTCATCTTCAACCGTATTTGCCGAAATGTGCCATTAAAGTCGACTTCCACAAGGCTTGTGATACCGTTGATTGGGAGTTTCTTGAGCTTGCTCTGGAAGCTTTCTGGTTTCCTCACCATTTCATTTATCTAATTATGGCCTGTGTTCAGACACCTAGATATTCTATATCTATCAATGGTGATCTTCATGGCTTTTTCCCGGGGGGGAGGGGTCTTAGGCAAGGGGATCCGATGTTACTATTGGAGATGTAAGCCGGTCCATCTCTCTTATTTGTTTTTTGCCGATGATGTTTTTCTTTATTGTCAAGCTGATTGGCATTCAGTTGTTATATTGAAAGAGGGCTCGATATTTTCTCCTCTTGGAGTGGTTTAGTTCCCAATAAGAACAAAAATGAGATTTTCATGGCTAGTGGTGATACGTCCATTAGGAACAAAATCTTATGGGCGTTTGGCTTTCAGGAGGGGAAGCTCCCGGTTCGCTACTTAGgtgttccgattatctcttccagATTAACCAGGGTAGACTGCGTTGCTTTGACTGAGCGGATTACCGCTAGAATCCAATCTTGGACACATCGTTTTCTATCTTTTGCAGGTAGGCTACAGCTCATAAAATCGGTTCTCCACTCTATCCAAGCATTTTGGACGAGTGTATTCACTCTTCCCTTTTCGGTTTTGGCCGATATCGATAGGATAATGAGGCAATTCTTATGGAAAGGTGCATCCTTAGGTCGAGCCGGTGCAAAAGTTGCATGGGACGAAGTATGTCTACTGAAAGCTGAAGGGGGTCTTGGTATTCGGAATCTCAGGGATAGTAATAGAGCCTCCATGGTAAAATTCATCTGGATCCTATTCTCGAACAAAGAATCCTTGTGGTGCCGTTGGGTGCATTCAATTTTCCTAAAGAAAAGGAATTTCTGGATCTCCTCTTAGCCTAGGACTTGTTCCTGGTCGTGGAAGAAAATTCTTCAACTTAGACCCTATTTTCGTTCATCCTTCAAGTGGGTGATAGGCAATGGTTTCTTTGTCTCTCTTTGGCATGATTCTTGGCTTCCTTGTGGCCCTTTAGATGGATTTGGTCCTCTTTCATTCAGGGAAGGCGTACACCTCCCTGATTGTGCAAGTGTGGCCGACCTGTTTTCCCCGCTGGGAGACACGCTCAGAAATTTCTTAGAGAGATGGGCAATTACTCTTCCATCTTTATCCTCGATGCAGGACATGTTTATTTGGTGTTGCGAGTCATCCGGTTCCTTCTCGGTTGCCTCAGCCTGGGAATCCATCAGAGT from Rutidosis leptorrhynchoides isolate AG116_Rl617_1_P2 unplaced genomic scaffold, CSIRO_AGI_Rlap_v1 contig567, whole genome shotgun sequence encodes:
- the LOC139884549 gene encoding uncharacterized protein, producing the protein MESELVWELSSDEGPSKRTSFPLDIGRPAVVDNHPRGASIKLAPRLWAAIASSANRGYDLEFTPLHFDSNEPVIQMDEMDLEAVDPKLFDCLVGYFIGKKLHFKVVNDVLRKAWGPALLEVMSNSRRLFLLRIANRDFRRKILEGSTVTVARIPLILQQWKPRIELNKDSLQSVPIWVRLKNLPFSFWSAHSIGKVASALGKPLYVDEKTEQMAMLTFARVYVEITVQQPIYETIQLVTMGKSVVVDVEYKWKPMACLKCGIFGHKCKVSDKESVPIQLDDGTKDAEPAHVNEAGSHLAKGKEVAFPSTSSREISTVAAEDPQPGNRSTHVGESSSPAGNSLNAREQLSFHPAKCSTLAESESASGDMEWKQVKRRIKRQKKKAAKQAATAATTIVSLDLFLPTDEGQVLKRKDIDLEEPCENSEPVRERSNLPAPIAPSADVPLALSESSDEISNSSIHDDANEDEVQSVGKPVLKGKPPILQDQLLRLCLEPPPSVVPTPAAGKRTFRKRGMLNPLRRAKVRQFAVVNKLCFNGLFETKVGWNPDLVSYSSISISDQAVHVSLKFNISSLNCCVLAVYGEHAFPRRRPLWEDLIHYSNIFQNSPWLVAGDFNAIKEPSDRMGGSTNWISYFDEFAQCLAQAELMDLRYVGCRFTWSISAGDVRKMRKIDRVLVNGEWNLQFSYFEASFLNPGISDLHL